One region of Chloroflexota bacterium genomic DNA includes:
- the gnd gene encoding decarboxylating 6-phosphogluconate dehydrogenase: MELGIVGLGRMGSSIARRLLRGGHRVVVYNRTPDRTRELEGEGAEGVYSLSELAAKLAPPRAIWLMLPAGNPVGEAIEALLPALSEGDILMDGGNSYYKDSVHRAAMLQERGIHFLDVGTSGGIWGLKVGYCLMVGGEEEVFRHLEPIFKSLASEGGYAYVGPSGAGHFVKMVHNGIEYGLLEAYAEGFEILRASPYNLDLAAVARLWNHGSVVRSWLLELAESAFEKEPDLASIRGYVEDSGEGRWTMLESMDLNVPAPVIALALLMRFRSRQDESFAAKVIAALRREFGGHPVKMT, translated from the coding sequence ATGGAACTAGGAATCGTAGGGCTGGGGCGAATGGGGAGCAGTATCGCGCGCCGCCTCCTCCGGGGTGGGCACCGGGTGGTCGTCTACAATCGCACGCCGGACAGGACCCGCGAATTGGAAGGGGAGGGGGCCGAGGGCGTGTACTCACTGTCAGAACTGGCTGCAAAACTGGCCCCGCCGCGGGCTATCTGGCTCATGCTGCCAGCAGGCAATCCGGTGGGCGAGGCCATCGAAGCGCTTCTTCCCGCCCTTTCTGAAGGCGACATCCTGATGGACGGCGGCAACTCTTATTACAAGGATTCGGTTCACCGTGCTGCGATGCTCCAGGAGCGGGGGATTCACTTCCTCGATGTGGGCACAAGCGGAGGTATCTGGGGGCTGAAGGTTGGCTATTGCCTGATGGTCGGTGGGGAAGAAGAGGTGTTCAGACACCTGGAGCCCATTTTCAAGAGCCTGGCTTCCGAGGGAGGCTACGCCTATGTAGGCCCCAGCGGGGCCGGGCACTTCGTCAAGATGGTGCACAACGGCATCGAGTACGGTCTGTTGGAGGCCTATGCCGAGGGCTTCGAGATCCTCAGAGCGTCGCCGTACAACTTGGACCTGGCAGCGGTAGCGCGCCTGTGGAACCACGGCAGTGTGGTGCGGTCCTGGCTGCTCGAATTGGCAGAGAGCGCCTTTGAGAAGGAGCCAGACTTGGCTTCCATCCGCGGCTACGTGGAAGATTCGGGCGAGGGGCGCTGGACAATGCTGGAATCCATGGACTTGAATGTGCCAGCACCCGTGATCGCCCTGGCGCTCCTGATGCGTTTCCGCTCGCGGCAAGACGAATCTTTTGCCGCCAAGGTCATCGCCGCGTTGCGCCGAGAATTCGGTGGACACCCCGTGAAGATGACATAA
- the glk gene encoding glucokinase: protein MILAGDVGATKTHLALYKSEGGQLVQVALRTFESQRHPSLAAVVRAFLAQERVIIQGACFGVAGPVVGGESSITNLSWALNERGLERDCGIAKVKLLNDLEATANAVPILQPKDLFVLNQGIRQEGGNMAVIAPGTGLGEAILFWDGERYRPSASEGGHTDFGPANEMQIRLLEYLRERKGFDHVSYERVASGLGLMNIYNFLKDSGYAEEPQWLAERLAASKDPNAVISRAALAKECELCVMTLHIMVEILGAEAGNLALKALATGGVYVGGGIPPKILDKLSDGTFMNAFVNKGRFKPFMPRIPVYVILNEQAALLGAARWASEM from the coding sequence ATGATACTCGCTGGGGATGTGGGTGCAACGAAAACCCATCTGGCGCTTTACAAATCAGAGGGAGGTCAATTGGTCCAGGTGGCGTTGCGCACGTTCGAGAGCCAGAGGCACCCGAGTCTGGCCGCCGTGGTGCGCGCATTCTTGGCCCAGGAGAGAGTTATCATCCAGGGCGCCTGCTTCGGGGTGGCGGGCCCTGTGGTGGGCGGCGAGTCCAGCATCACGAACCTGTCTTGGGCACTCAACGAGCGAGGCCTGGAGCGGGACTGCGGCATCGCCAAGGTGAAGTTGCTGAATGACCTCGAGGCGACGGCCAACGCCGTGCCCATCCTTCAACCTAAGGATCTGTTTGTCCTCAACCAGGGAATACGGCAGGAGGGTGGAAACATGGCCGTCATCGCCCCGGGCACGGGACTGGGCGAGGCCATCCTGTTCTGGGATGGCGAGAGGTACCGTCCCTCCGCCTCTGAGGGCGGGCACACGGATTTCGGACCCGCCAACGAAATGCAGATCAGACTCTTGGAGTATCTCCGCGAACGCAAAGGGTTTGACCACGTGAGTTACGAGCGGGTGGCCTCCGGCTTGGGCCTGATGAATATCTACAATTTCCTGAAGGATTCGGGTTACGCCGAGGAGCCGCAGTGGCTGGCCGAACGCTTGGCAGCAAGCAAGGACCCCAATGCGGTGATCTCCCGGGCTGCATTGGCCAAAGAGTGCGAGTTGTGCGTGATGACGCTGCACATTATGGTGGAAATCTTGGGCGCGGAAGCAGGGAACTTAGCCCTCAAGGCCCTGGCAACGGGCGGCGTGTACGTAGGCGGCGGTATCCCGCCCAAGATACTCGATAAACTCAGCGATGGCACTTTCATGAATGCCTTCGTCAACAAAGGGCGATTCAAGCCCTTTATGCCGCGCATCCCAGTGTACGTCATCTTGAACGAGCAAGCAGCGCTTCTGGGCGCAGCGCGCTGGGCTTCTGAGATGTAG
- the tkt gene encoding transketolase, with protein MTTQSISPELARLAANTIRMLSVDAVEQAKSGHPGMPMGAADYAFVLWSRYLRFHPEDPAWPNRDRFVLSAGHGATLLYALLHLAGFDLPLEELKRFRQWESMTPGHPEYRCAPGVETTTGPLGQGSGNGIGMAIAAKMMAARFNTPDFAVVNHRVYGIVSDGDLMEGIASEAASLAGHLGLGNLIYIYDCNRITIDGSTDLTFTEDVGRRFEAYGWHVIHIDGHDYAAIAAAIEEAQAETTRPTLIVAHTHIAWGSPHKQDSAEAHGAPLGPEETAATKMNLGWPLEPSFYIPEEVRRLFADRVAELKAEYEAWQRGFASWRQAHPDLAAQWDRQMTKALPDDLETQLLAAISPNPAATRAHSGAVIQRAARLVPGLVGGSADLTPSNLTAIQGARVIRRDDFSGRNFHFGVREHSMGAILNGLALYGGLIPYGGTFLVFSDYMRPAIRLAAMMGLQVIYIFTHDSFLLGEDGPTHQPIEQAAALRAIPNLTVFRPADGVEVAMAWAWALRHTSGPTALLLTRQTVPVLAREMDFDPKSVWRGGYILSDVGGGQPHLILLASGSEVALALGAKAILAEKGLAVRVVSMPSIELFEQQPTSYRRQVLPVPPERIVAIEAGRPESWHRFTGPEGLVIGMEHFGASAPYKVLAEKFGFTAEQVAGRILAWLQPRY; from the coding sequence ATGACTACCCAATCCATTTCCCCGGAACTGGCCCGGCTGGCCGCCAACACCATCCGCATGTTGAGCGTGGACGCTGTCGAACAGGCCAAATCAGGACACCCGGGCATGCCGATGGGCGCTGCCGATTATGCCTTTGTTCTCTGGAGCCGCTACTTGCGCTTTCATCCCGAAGATCCCGCCTGGCCCAATCGCGACCGCTTCGTTCTCTCCGCCGGACACGGCGCGACGTTGCTCTACGCGCTTTTGCATCTTGCTGGCTTCGATTTGCCACTGGAAGAACTGAAGCGCTTCCGCCAGTGGGAGAGTATGACGCCGGGCCACCCCGAATATCGCTGTGCTCCGGGCGTGGAGACCACCACCGGCCCACTGGGCCAGGGCTCCGGCAACGGCATAGGGATGGCCATCGCCGCCAAAATGATGGCGGCGCGATTCAACACCCCCGACTTCGCCGTCGTGAACCACCGGGTTTATGGTATCGTCAGCGATGGCGATCTGATGGAGGGGATTGCCTCCGAGGCAGCCTCGCTGGCCGGACATCTGGGCCTGGGCAATCTCATCTATATCTACGACTGCAATCGCATTACCATTGATGGATCAACAGACCTGACCTTCACCGAGGACGTCGGCCGACGCTTCGAGGCCTACGGATGGCACGTGATCCACATAGATGGACATGACTATGCTGCCATCGCCGCTGCTATCGAGGAGGCGCAGGCAGAGACAACCCGCCCAACGCTCATCGTGGCCCACACGCACATCGCCTGGGGCAGCCCTCACAAGCAGGATTCCGCCGAGGCCCACGGCGCACCACTCGGCCCGGAGGAGACCGCCGCCACAAAGATGAACCTCGGCTGGCCGCTGGAGCCGAGTTTCTATATCCCAGAAGAGGTGCGACGGCTGTTTGCCGATAGGGTAGCCGAACTGAAAGCCGAGTATGAGGCATGGCAGCGCGGCTTCGCCTCCTGGCGACAAGCGCACCCCGACTTGGCAGCGCAGTGGGACCGCCAGATGACCAAAGCGCTGCCCGACGACCTGGAGACCCAACTGCTGGCTGCCATTTCCCCCAATCCAGCGGCGACACGGGCGCACTCCGGCGCGGTGATCCAGCGGGCAGCGAGGCTCGTGCCCGGCCTGGTGGGCGGCTCGGCGGATCTGACGCCATCGAATCTCACCGCCATCCAAGGCGCTAGGGTCATCCGCCGCGATGATTTCTCAGGGCGGAACTTCCACTTCGGCGTGCGTGAGCACAGTATGGGGGCGATCCTCAATGGCCTGGCCCTCTACGGCGGGCTGATCCCCTACGGCGGCACTTTCCTCGTCTTCTCCGACTATATGCGACCTGCCATTCGCCTGGCAGCGATGATGGGTCTGCAGGTGATCTACATTTTCACCCATGATAGTTTCCTCCTCGGTGAGGATGGGCCCACCCACCAACCCATCGAACAGGCGGCGGCACTGCGGGCGATACCCAACCTCACCGTGTTCCGCCCGGCCGATGGGGTGGAGGTGGCCATGGCTTGGGCTTGGGCGTTGCGACACACCAGTGGCCCAACTGCCCTCCTGCTAACCCGGCAGACGGTGCCGGTGCTGGCGCGAGAGATGGATTTCGACCCCAAATCGGTGTGGCGCGGCGGATACATCCTCTCCGATGTGGGGGGTGGGCAGCCCCACCTCATCCTCCTGGCCAGCGGGTCAGAAGTGGCGCTGGCCCTGGGGGCGAAGGCGATCCTGGCAGAGAAAGGCCTTGCGGTGCGTGTCGTGTCCATGCCCTCCATCGAACTGTTCGAGCAGCAGCCGACATCCTATCGCCGTCAGGTCCTGCCCGTGCCACCGGAACGGATCGTGGCCATCGAGGCGGGACGGCCTGAGAGTTGGCACCGCTTCACCGGGCCGGAGGGGCTGGTGATTGGGATGGAGCATTTCGGGGCCTCGGCGCCGTATAAGGTGCTGGCCGAGAAATTCGGCTTCACCGCAGAGCAAGTGGCGGGACGGATATTGGCCTGGCTCCAACCCAGATATTGA
- a CDS encoding PTS sugar transporter subunit IIC, producing the protein MAQFFAALQGILSALGATVVLPIIIFILGLILGAQPGRAFRSGVTIGVAFVGINLVIGLMWTALSNAAQAIVQRTGVSLTVVDVGWPSAAAIAFASTVGTYIIPVAIIVNLVMLALNATKTLNVDVWNFWHFAFTGAMVVAATGNLPLGLAAAAVNAAIVLFLADWTARGIQSFFGMPGLSIPHGFSAAYVPVAIPLNWVVSKIPGLKDLEADPEAIQKRLGVIGEPVILGLVIGLILGLIAFFDPANLKDSLVKTLQTGINLSAVMLLLPRMVGVLMEGLLPLSDAAREFMQKRYAGREIYVGLDSAILIGHPAAIAASLVLVPITILLAVILPGNKVLPFADLAVIPFLVCMTAPITRGNVVRIIIIGAIVIAIGFYIGTAGSALFTRAAIDAKFSMPAGATEISSICDGFNFLTFVLLTAARTLSYVGLVIILAILVAVMMVYRRNTKAWEVAAGGPSE; encoded by the coding sequence ATGGCACAGTTTTTTGCCGCCTTGCAGGGTATTCTCTCTGCTCTCGGGGCAACGGTCGTTCTACCCATCATCATCTTCATTCTGGGCCTGATTCTCGGGGCCCAACCTGGACGCGCTTTCCGCTCTGGTGTCACCATCGGTGTAGCCTTCGTCGGCATCAACCTGGTGATCGGTCTGATGTGGACCGCCCTGAGCAATGCAGCCCAGGCCATTGTACAGCGCACAGGCGTTAGCCTGACGGTAGTGGACGTTGGTTGGCCGTCCGCCGCAGCCATCGCTTTCGCCTCCACTGTTGGAACTTACATCATCCCTGTCGCCATCATCGTCAATCTCGTGATGCTGGCACTCAACGCCACCAAGACGCTGAACGTCGATGTCTGGAACTTCTGGCACTTCGCCTTCACCGGCGCTATGGTCGTGGCGGCCACGGGCAATTTGCCCTTGGGTCTGGCTGCAGCAGCGGTCAACGCCGCCATCGTCCTGTTCCTCGCCGACTGGACTGCGCGCGGCATTCAAAGCTTCTTCGGCATGCCTGGCCTCTCCATCCCGCACGGGTTCTCTGCCGCCTACGTGCCAGTAGCCATCCCCCTCAACTGGGTCGTGAGCAAGATCCCCGGCCTCAAGGACCTCGAGGCCGATCCGGAGGCCATCCAGAAGCGCTTAGGTGTCATCGGTGAGCCCGTCATCCTGGGATTGGTGATCGGCCTTATCCTTGGCCTGATCGCCTTCTTCGACCCTGCGAATCTCAAGGACTCCCTGGTAAAGACGTTGCAAACGGGCATCAACCTGAGCGCAGTCATGCTCCTGTTGCCTCGTATGGTGGGGGTCTTGATGGAGGGCCTGCTGCCACTGTCCGACGCCGCCCGTGAGTTCATGCAGAAGCGCTACGCTGGCCGTGAGATCTACGTCGGCCTCGACTCGGCCATCCTCATCGGTCACCCGGCCGCCATTGCCGCTTCTCTGGTGCTGGTACCCATCACCATCCTGCTGGCCGTCATCCTGCCCGGCAACAAGGTGCTGCCGTTCGCCGACCTGGCGGTCATCCCGTTCCTGGTCTGCATGACCGCCCCGATCACCCGTGGCAACGTAGTGCGCATCATTATCATTGGTGCCATCGTGATCGCCATCGGCTTCTACATCGGCACAGCAGGCTCTGCTCTCTTCACCAGGGCAGCCATTGATGCCAAGTTCAGCATGCCAGCCGGTGCAACGGAGATCTCCAGCATTTGCGACGGGTTCAACTTCTTAACCTTCGTGCTGTTGACCGCCGCCCGCACCCTCAGCTACGTCGGGCTGGTGATCATCCTGGCCATCTTGGTCGCGGTGATGATGGTATATCGGCGCAATACGAAGGCTTGGGAGGTCGCTGCAGGCGGGCCCAGCGAGTAA
- a CDS encoding PTS sugar transporter subunit IIA — protein MPSMNPDHTQWFYEDLVLKPMSAESAVDAITQLGTLLQKGGFVKETFIPAVIQREQEFSTGLPTAEVGVAIPHTDVEHVLREAIAVGVLDKPVDFGEMGNPGNNVPVQIICLLAVAKSEMMVKILQSLVEMFQTPGVLKQIIQAKDAFEIVDIFRQHCQTE, from the coding sequence ATGCCCAGCATGAATCCTGACCACACGCAATGGTTCTATGAAGACCTGGTCCTCAAACCCATGAGCGCGGAAAGCGCGGTGGACGCCATCACCCAACTGGGCACACTTCTGCAGAAGGGCGGGTTCGTCAAAGAAACTTTCATCCCCGCGGTGATACAGCGTGAGCAAGAGTTCTCCACAGGATTGCCCACAGCGGAAGTCGGCGTGGCCATACCGCACACCGATGTGGAACACGTGCTCCGAGAGGCCATCGCCGTGGGCGTGCTCGACAAGCCGGTGGATTTTGGCGAAATGGGCAACCCGGGCAATAACGTCCCTGTTCAAATCATCTGCCTTTTGGCAGTTGCCAAATCCGAAATGATGGTTAAAATATTACAATCGTTGGTCGAGATGTTCCAAACCCCCGGCGTGCTAAAACAGATTATCCAAGCCAAAGATGCGTTCGAAATCGTCGATATCTTCCGCCAGCATTGTCAAACGGAATGA
- a CDS encoding PTS sugar transporter subunit IIB, with product MVSEKRVLVACGTAIATATVVAEKVKEIAKEAGIPVSVIQCKSAETRGRAMVFKPHVIVATTTVPQDLGVPVINGVPFLSGIGIDAVKAQILEVLRKEE from the coding sequence ATGGTGAGCGAGAAACGCGTGTTGGTTGCCTGTGGGACCGCCATTGCCACGGCGACAGTGGTAGCAGAGAAAGTGAAGGAAATCGCCAAAGAAGCGGGCATCCCGGTGAGCGTGATCCAGTGCAAATCGGCTGAGACCCGCGGCCGGGCGATGGTGTTCAAACCACACGTGATTGTGGCTACTACGACAGTACCCCAGGACCTGGGCGTGCCAGTGATCAACGGCGTGCCTTTCCTTTCTGGCATCGGCATAGATGCCGTCAAGGCCCAGATCCTCGAGGTGCTGCGGAAGGAAGAATAG
- a CDS encoding sugar-binding transcriptional regulator: protein MSELNEERARLLVRVASLYYEQGLTQKEVAQRIGLSRSNVSRLLTEAHRQGIVEIRINHPWATSSELAATLIRRFGLQDALVLASGSPDRNEVLRGMGVLAARYLERILKPNSILGIGWGTALYEVVHELRHTRIPGIEVVQIIGGTGSLNPQIDGTELARQLARALGARYRYLHAPLIVETAELCRALMQDRNIHESLEVGRKADVALVGIGAVVREISSLTRSGHLRENELSWLQAIGAVGDICAQHFDIHGRICAPELNSRVVGLRLDELQRIPCVIGVAGWREKAPAILGALRGKYVDVLVTDDAAAQEVLRLAGE from the coding sequence GTGTCAGAACTCAATGAAGAACGGGCTCGTCTGTTAGTCCGTGTAGCAAGTTTATATTACGAACAGGGCCTTACGCAAAAGGAAGTAGCCCAGAGGATTGGTCTCTCGCGTTCCAACGTTTCCCGTCTGCTCACCGAGGCCCACCGCCAGGGCATCGTTGAGATCCGCATCAATCATCCCTGGGCCACTTCCAGCGAACTGGCCGCAACTCTGATTCGTCGCTTCGGCCTGCAAGATGCCTTGGTGCTGGCGTCTGGCTCGCCAGACAGAAATGAGGTGCTACGCGGCATGGGAGTGTTGGCGGCCAGGTATTTGGAGCGCATCCTCAAGCCCAACTCCATCCTGGGCATCGGCTGGGGCACGGCGCTCTACGAGGTAGTCCACGAACTGCGACACACCCGCATACCGGGCATCGAAGTAGTGCAAATCATCGGGGGCACAGGGTCGCTGAACCCACAAATTGACGGCACCGAACTGGCTCGCCAACTGGCCCGGGCCTTGGGAGCACGTTACAGATACTTACATGCCCCCTTGATCGTCGAGACGGCGGAACTGTGTCGCGCCTTGATGCAAGATCGCAATATCCACGAGTCGCTGGAGGTGGGGCGCAAAGCCGATGTGGCACTGGTGGGCATCGGTGCGGTGGTGCGAGAGATCTCCAGCCTCACCCGATCGGGCCACCTGCGAGAGAATGAACTGTCGTGGCTCCAGGCCATCGGTGCCGTGGGTGACATCTGTGCCCAACACTTCGACATCCATGGCCGAATATGCGCCCCCGAACTCAACAGCCGTGTTGTAGGTCTGCGGCTCGACGAATTACAAAGGATCCCCTGCGTAATTGGTGTGGCTGGCTGGCGAGAAAAGGCTCCGGCCATCCTGGGCGCATTGCGGGGCAAATACGTGGATGTGCTGGTCACAGATGATGCCGCTGCCCAAGAAGTGCTGCGCCTGGCAGGGGAATAG
- the pdhA gene encoding pyruvate dehydrogenase (acetyl-transferring) E1 component subunit alpha, whose product MVDISREKLLDMLEKMYTIRYFEQKADELFGRGKIHGTMHLSVGQEATAVGSIAPLRPNDYIASTHRGHGHCIAKGADVRRMMAEFLGKETGYCRGRGGSMHIADVEAGNLGATGVVGGGIPTAVGAALASKLAGDDKVTICFFGDGAANLGIFHEGLNLAAIWQLPVVFVCENNQYGMSMPVQKSMPVKDVAERAASYAMPGVVVDGNDVLQVYEAVSEAVQRAREGKGPSLIECKTYRWKGHSKSDQERYRTREEVEAWKKKDPIARFQKWLLEKGIATEEEIEAISARARQIIEDAVAFAETSPEPSPDTIMEGVYAE is encoded by the coding sequence ATGGTGGATATCAGTCGAGAGAAACTCTTGGACATGTTGGAAAAGATGTATACCATCCGCTACTTCGAACAGAAGGCAGATGAATTGTTCGGACGCGGGAAGATCCATGGCACGATGCACCTTTCTGTTGGCCAGGAAGCCACTGCAGTTGGCTCCATCGCCCCCTTGCGACCGAACGACTACATCGCCAGCACTCACCGCGGTCACGGCCATTGCATCGCCAAGGGTGCGGACGTGCGCCGGATGATGGCCGAGTTCCTCGGCAAAGAGACGGGCTACTGCCGTGGCCGGGGTGGTTCCATGCACATCGCCGATGTGGAGGCTGGCAACCTGGGCGCCACCGGCGTAGTGGGCGGAGGCATACCCACCGCCGTCGGCGCGGCCTTGGCGAGTAAACTCGCCGGCGATGACAAGGTAACCATTTGCTTTTTCGGCGATGGGGCAGCCAACTTGGGCATTTTCCACGAAGGTCTCAACCTGGCCGCCATTTGGCAACTACCCGTGGTCTTCGTTTGCGAGAACAACCAGTATGGCATGTCTATGCCGGTGCAGAAATCCATGCCGGTGAAGGATGTGGCGGAGCGAGCCGCCTCCTACGCTATGCCAGGCGTGGTAGTGGACGGCAACGATGTGCTACAAGTCTACGAGGCGGTTTCAGAAGCAGTCCAGCGGGCCAGGGAAGGCAAGGGGCCCAGTCTGATCGAATGCAAAACCTACCGCTGGAAGGGGCATTCCAAGAGCGACCAGGAGCGCTATCGCACCCGCGAAGAAGTCGAGGCGTGGAAGAAAAAGGATCCCATAGCACGCTTTCAGAAGTGGCTGCTCGAAAAGGGGATAGCCACAGAAGAAGAGATAGAGGCCATCTCCGCGCGAGCCCGGCAGATAATTGAGGATGCGGTAGCCTTCGCCGAAACGAGCCCGGAGCCCTCACCGGATACCATTATGGAGGGGGTCTACGCCGAATGA
- a CDS encoding alpha-ketoacid dehydrogenase subunit beta produces MREITYAEAIREALRQEMQRDPRVFLMGEDIGVYGGAFGVTLGLLEEFGSERVRDTPISEGVIAGAAAGAALAGMRPVAEIMFMDFTTLAMEQIVNQAAKTRFMFGGKAQVPMVLRTPAGSGTGAAAQHSQSLEAWFVHAPGLKVVMPSTPYDAKGLLISSIRDNNPVIFVEHKLLYRTTGPVPEEPYTIPLGVADVKREGVDITIIATSIMVTRALAAAETLAKEGIEVEVVDPRTLKPYDDETVNRSVKKTGRVLIVHEAYKTNGFGAEIAARITEGETFFHLVAPVKRLAGLDIPIPYNRTLERHAVPQEEDIVRAARELMAYK; encoded by the coding sequence ATGAGAGAGATCACTTACGCAGAAGCCATTCGAGAGGCCCTCCGGCAAGAAATGCAACGCGACCCACGGGTCTTTTTGATGGGCGAGGACATCGGAGTCTACGGAGGCGCGTTTGGAGTAACCCTGGGGCTACTGGAGGAATTCGGCAGCGAGCGCGTCCGCGACACCCCCATCTCCGAAGGCGTGATCGCCGGCGCGGCGGCCGGGGCAGCACTGGCAGGCATGCGCCCAGTGGCCGAGATCATGTTCATGGACTTCACCACCCTGGCCATGGAGCAGATCGTCAACCAGGCCGCCAAGACGCGGTTCATGTTCGGTGGGAAAGCACAAGTGCCTATGGTCTTGCGCACTCCCGCTGGTTCGGGCACGGGTGCCGCGGCGCAACATTCGCAGAGCCTGGAAGCGTGGTTCGTCCATGCCCCCGGCCTGAAGGTAGTGATGCCCAGCACCCCATACGACGCCAAAGGGCTGCTCATCTCATCCATCCGCGACAACAACCCGGTGATTTTCGTCGAACACAAGTTGCTCTACCGCACCACCGGGCCCGTCCCTGAAGAGCCCTATACCATCCCACTGGGTGTGGCTGATGTGAAGAGGGAAGGAGTTGACATAACAATTATCGCCACTTCGATTATGGTTACCCGCGCCCTGGCCGCCGCCGAGACGTTGGCCAAAGAGGGCATCGAAGTAGAGGTTGTGGATCCACGCACCTTGAAGCCTTACGACGACGAAACCGTGAACCGTTCTGTGAAGAAGACGGGGCGGGTGCTCATCGTGCACGAGGCCTACAAGACCAACGGTTTCGGAGCAGAGATAGCCGCCCGCATCACCGAGGGCGAGACGTTCTTCCATCTCGTTGCCCCGGTGAAGCGTCTGGCCGGACTGGACATCCCGATCCCATATAACCGCACCCTGGAAAGGCACGCCGTCCCCCAGGAGGAAGACATCGTGCGCGCTGCCCGCGAACTCATGGCCTATAAATGA
- a CDS encoding 2-oxo acid dehydrogenase subunit E2, translating into MATEVIMPKMGMAQETGTLLQWLKKEGEWVNEGEPLFEVMTDKVNMQVEAPASGYLKGIRAHPNDVVPVTEVIAYIVAEGEEVEAAPRPAEVAAPSEEAARAEAPSRVTAPAPTIEARGPVRATPVARKMAQEFGLDLSRIRGTGPGGIIVQADVLAARAAPQPAGRPGRRVPLVGRRRIIAERMLRSAQQAPHIALTIEVDMSHAERTRGEASFTAVLVAKVAPLLVKHPFMNATLEGEEIVLLDEVNVGVAVAAEEGLIVPVVKAAHRKSLAQIDAEIRDLARRAREGKLTLDDVTGGTFTISNLGMFGIEEFRAIINPPESAILAVGAIIRKPVVIGDGIAIRPMMKITASADHRIVDGAVVAEFLRDLKADLEGQPSNAGT; encoded by the coding sequence TTGGCCACCGAAGTGATAATGCCCAAGATGGGCATGGCTCAAGAAACAGGAACGCTCCTGCAGTGGCTGAAGAAAGAAGGGGAGTGGGTAAACGAGGGTGAACCCCTCTTCGAGGTCATGACCGATAAGGTCAACATGCAGGTGGAAGCGCCCGCCTCCGGCTACCTCAAAGGCATCCGCGCCCATCCAAACGATGTGGTGCCCGTAACGGAGGTCATCGCCTACATCGTCGCGGAGGGTGAGGAGGTGGAGGCAGCGCCCCGCCCGGCAGAGGTGGCCGCGCCTTCGGAAGAGGCAGCGAGAGCAGAGGCGCCCTCACGCGTGACCGCGCCAGCCCCAACGATCGAGGCCAGAGGGCCGGTCCGGGCTACACCCGTGGCCCGCAAGATGGCGCAAGAGTTCGGCCTAGACCTAAGCCGCATCCGAGGTACGGGACCAGGAGGGATCATCGTGCAGGCCGATGTGCTGGCAGCCCGTGCCGCCCCACAGCCAGCCGGGAGACCAGGACGCCGGGTACCTTTGGTAGGCAGGCGGCGCATCATCGCCGAGCGGATGCTGCGCAGCGCCCAACAGGCACCGCACATCGCCCTGACCATCGAGGTGGATATGTCCCACGCCGAGCGCACGCGTGGCGAGGCCTCTTTCACCGCCGTGCTGGTGGCCAAGGTAGCGCCACTCTTAGTCAAGCACCCGTTTATGAACGCTACATTAGAGGGCGAGGAGATCGTCCTCTTGGACGAGGTGAACGTAGGCGTGGCTGTGGCGGCGGAGGAGGGGCTGATTGTGCCGGTGGTGAAAGCGGCGCACCGCAAGTCGTTGGCGCAGATTGACGCCGAGATCCGCGACCTGGCTCGCCGAGCGCGAGAGGGCAAACTGACGCTGGACGATGTCACTGGGGGCACCTTCACCATCTCAAATCTCGGGATGTTCGGCATCGAGGAATTCCGAGCCATCATCAACCCGCCCGAGAGCGCCATCCTGGCGGTGGGCGCTATCATTCGCAAGCCAGTGGTCATCGGCGATGGCATCGCCATCCGTCCTATGATGAAGATCACCGCCTCCGCTGACCATCGGATCGTGGATGGGGCAGTGGTGGCGGAGTTCCTGCGCGATCTCAAGGCCGACCTGGAGGGCCAGCCAAGCAATGCAGGAACTTGA
- a CDS encoding HPr family phosphocarrier protein → MEEVNLIVRHKVGLHARPAAIFVKTASGFKSDIHVIAGERNGNAKSILSVLTLGVSQGTPITIRASGPDESEAIQALKQLIESNFGEPE, encoded by the coding sequence TTGGAAGAGGTCAATCTCATCGTCCGCCACAAAGTAGGTCTGCATGCCAGACCTGCGGCCATTTTCGTGAAGACCGCATCGGGTTTCAAATCCGACATCCATGTGATTGCCGGGGAGCGGAACGGCAACGCAAAAAGCATCCTTTCTGTATTGACCCTGGGCGTCTCCCAGGGCACGCCCATTACTATCCGGGCCAGTGGCCCGGACGAATCAGAGGCTATCCAGGCCCTCAAACAATTGATCGAGAGCAACTTCGGTGAGCCTGAGTAG